attttgttctttagcaaattaatatttgcatgaacACCCCTAGACCTTTTTCTTGAGAAAATTGAGGATGTTTCTTCATTTAACTTAGATGGTTGCTATTTAACTGACTTACAGTTTCGTTACCAAGGCAAGATGGACCATGACAATAAGTATAATGTTGCCAAATAACCCAAAAGTCAAGGGTTTGAAAAACCCATTTGAAACTTTTCATTGTAGATCCAAAAAATTTGTAGAAAAATATTATTGATATACAAATTTTATGGAAAGAAACtaagaaataaatataacttATAAAATTTTCAAGCATGACTTGTTACAAAAGAGACTTGAGCTCAAATGTCACAAATCCAAGtttagatcttgcaaaacaactGTTTAGGAgctctgatctgttttcttaacCTCAATTTTCTTTCCCTCTGAAGAACTatcataaaacataaaaaaatctcttgaaacttgaaaagaaaatatattctccTAAATTTCTTACCACCAAACATTAACGTTCTTCAAGTTTTTCTGGAAACTTGCAAAACCCAAGTCTACTGTTAATAGAATACCGTAAATAAATTAATGACTCAAACAAAAATTGCCATATATTCATTGCATGTGGCCTTAGGTCAGTTTTGATAGAAACTTCGAAATTGATGTCATTTTTGAATAGGTTGCCAGCAAAATTAAAAAGTTCTGGTTTTGGTTCGAGGGTTTCAGCTGAAACTTAAGATCATGAGACAGAGGCAGAGTTCAATTATGGGTTCCATATCATAATTTTGTAGTTCCTGCTTTTAAGATTCTGTTTCATTCTTTCCATGATGTGCATGCGTTTGCATGTTTGTGCATATGTTGATGAATTATGTTGTATGTTTTGGCTTCTGAATAAACTATCATTTCAGTGTGTGATTCAAGATGAGTTGTGTTTTAGGAGAAAGAGAACTAGGGTGCTTCATGTTCTGAACCCCATGCACGATCTTTAAACGCCACAGATGCTCCAAGTATGCTGTGTCTTTTTGTTCGTAAATAAAGATGGGCATTGTTGGCACCCATCTCTCTAAGTGAGAGGTCTCACATTCAAACCTAAGGCGGCGAAAAACCaccatatttttttaagaaagaagTATATGATATGTTTTTGAGGATACCATATTATCATATCCACCTCAAAGTCTGCTGAAAGTGAATGAATTAGAATAACGATAAACTGAAAGCTTGGCATGTTGAGCACATGTGCTACATTTTGAATGACCATTTGTTTACTTTTTGTTTATAGAGATGGAATGGGCATCTCCCTCCTACAGTACTTAAGGATTTGTTTTGCAGTGTCTATGAAATCTGTAGAAAGGCCATCTAAAAAAGAAGTGATCTTTGTGACTGTACTTAAGCATTCCATAAAGCTTAGTCTAATATTACTTTCCACAAAAGGATGATGAGAATTCCCTCAATATTCAATCCTCCACACTGTTACAATTTGGCTATGGGTTCACAAAGATAATGATtgtcaaaaaataattataatcttTGAATATAGGAGGAGAAGGCTGCAGATCGGACAACACGTAGCCAAGAATTGGATTACAGTACAGGAAGCACTTCCTCTGGTGTAAAGCCCAGAGTCTCTGTGGCTCCACCTGCATCCCTATCACCAGTGACATCGTCAGTCCAAGGACAATCATGCAGAACAGAGGGCCATCCTTCAGCCTCTGGGATTACCAGGAACTTGCCTCCACCACCATCCATGAAGGCAAATGCTGGAGGCGAGAAAGAATGCATTGATGGCATGCACCCATATGGTTCAGAAAAGAGGTCTGCCTCCACTTCAGAATTCCGCAGGTTGGATGGACAAGATACAGCTAAACATTATGTTCTTGTTGATTAGAATGGTGCTAcaaaatttttcttgttttgctgCTTCTATGTCATTTCCCTGAGGCAATCTCCCTTATGTGTCATTGCTCAATTGTAGAGACTGGGTTAATAGCAATTAATATGATGTCCAATTAGCATAATTCATTTCCCTAGTAGTTTAGAGGTTGTCCTTAAACTGGAAACGCAAGCAGAATCAGATAAATGATGTATTTAGCAGGATGTTTGCATATCCTCTGATAGGGGTATTCCAGGGAAAAGAAAACGCGCAAACGCAGGGATAAAAATTGGGCAATTTGGAGTTACTAATCAAAGAGCTAATTACTTTGAACTGTTTTGAAAAGATGACCATGGTATGCATGCATCTGCCATGACAATATTTAACACCCCAAGTCATTCATTAGTATAAAAAAATTCTTATGTCAAATTCAGAGCAatctataattattattttctttgaacATGCTCACTCTTATAGATTCATTATGCGCTGCATATACTTTTATAAAAATTGATGTTCGCATGAGTGGGTTTAACATCACACGGATGCGGCAGAAAGATGATGGTTCTTTTCCGTGTGAGTATGTCAAATACCTCTCTGGGCTTCGGCACAAACCCTCCGTGTGAGTATGTCAAACCTAGCACCACCGAGGCTACCAGCGGACCAGTAGCCCTTCCAAATTCCGTGTCCGAGTAAGGAGCATCCGGTCTtcacaatttaatcgacgcccgcgcgtttcgaactcgGAATCATTTGAATGGAAGTAAGGCTCTGTTCCACTGAGCTACCATCTCAATGGCAAGATGATGATAATGATGGTTCTTTTCGGCTGAGTATAGAACACTAGAAAACAAAACAGTTTTTATTATTGGTTACAGAGGGGAAAAAAGGGAtacaaaattatttgaaaataaatggTAGGaatctaccaaaaaaaattgaagaaaaacAATCCTTGAAAAGAAGATGGACCACGATCAAAGGGATTGGCACATATCATGATCTAAGAGTTCTGCGGCAAACCAATTAGATCGTCCATGTTACTTTTACACAGTTTTTGTTTTAAATCATTTTGTGCCATTAAGTCCTTAATACTTTCTACCTTCCAGAGCCCGTGGTATCTTATACTCTTAATTTTGGCATGGATCCTTTTCCGCAGCTGGAGAAGGCTTGCATAAAAAAGGTGCTAGCAGCACTTCCAGTTTTTAattcaatccaaaaacctttatcaGGGCCGCGAGGAATTTGTGAATTTTGGAGGAAGGCTAAGATATCGGGCAGTCCatattttatttgcttagaTGTTCTAGTTCATGAAGCTTcaacaggaaaaagaaaaaaagaagagaaaaaaaagagccaAAACCTTTGATCCAAAGATATAATCTCACATATGGCATATGCATGCATGATCCTCCAATATTGCAAATTACCGAAACAGATCATTTgattcacacacacacacacaattcTATCATCACCATGTCCTGCCGCCACCGTCATCTGAGATCAAGCAAGCACGACTTTAATTAATAAGACCGAGACGGCTGGCTAGCTGGCCTTTGCACCTTCTAAGCATTATTACGGGACAAAGAGCAGCGGCACACGTCACCTCGATATTATGTGAATCCAATTATTTAATTCAAGCCATGTCCGACGAGCACCTGATTCCCTTCAATCAGGAGCCAGCCTCACGACCCCAAAACCATGCACGGACCCCTTCGACAAGAGACAAACACCATATATAGCTAGATTTTAAgacacaagagagagagagaggcgtagCTCAGAGGCCGGAGCCGATGTTGGTGAACTTGCTTTTGATCCACTTGAAGCTGTTCCTGACGGAGGACTTGAGCTTAGCCTCCGTGGTGAAGACGTTGTAGGCCGCCACCCGGCGTTTGCGTTTGAGCTCGGGATCGCTGGAGCCGGCGAAGCAGTCGCTCTTCCCGCTCGGCCCGTTGAAGCTGTAGGAGTTGCAGCGGCCCTCGTAGCCGAACCCACCGGAATTCGAGGACGAGTACGAATACTCGGGGATGGACCTGCTCTTCTCCATacgtttgagagagagagagagtgtgtgtgtgtgtgtgtgtgtgtgtgttgagaTCGAGCAAGAGATGGCTTAATTTGAGGTTGCAAGGAAGAATGATGGATGGCTCAATGTGGAGCCTGGACATCGATCGTTAGTGGGGTCGTCCCACGCGCAATGCTGGAAGGGGCTCGCTCTCTTTATATTTCTACTTTCCCCTCGCTGGACCtagggttttcttttctttctttttgtttcccaGACCACATGCCACCCCTTGATATTTATGTCCGCAGACGTGGGTTCTAACTCAGCATTtaatcttcaatattttttttttcataaaaaaatatcgACGTCGAGCTTGTAAATCCGGGGTCCCCTTTCATTACCTCAGTAAATTTTGGTGGGGTCCCCTTGCATTACACCTTGAAGATTTTCCAGGTAGAAGCTAGCATTATTGTTCATCGAGAGTAAAGCACCAGGCATCCACCCGTTGGCATGTCATTTCACATGTATGGTGCGCGACATGACTGGCTACCTACTccacattctctctctctctctctctctctctagtcgACCtcctcagtttttttttttttgctgaaggaCCTCTCAGTTCTTCGACACAAAAGACTGTAGAGGAGAGATGGCCCTCACGTTAtattatatagatatatatatatatatagtctgTTCTGAGTACATCGgaggaattttttttaagaaaaggaaggaagaaagaaaaaaaaatcaccttTGAGGTCTCGTTGCGAAAAGCCTTATCCAGCCACATTTTGTTTCGCGATCTGCAATGCGTCGCATTATCTAATGCAAGGCGTTGTATGTATTCCGCGAGTTAAAGTATGCAGCAGTAAAGTGGTGGAGGAAAGGAGAATAAGGAAGCGAGGGGGGTGGGGTTTGATGTGATAAGGAACGCATTCAGGATTATCCGAGGAAAAAGAGAGCCTGCCGTATCCCCACCATGCAAGAGAGCTCGATCGGCAGCTGAGGGGGGGCACTGATTGCTTGTCAATTGGCGATGCATGAGTGCGTTCACATGGTGGCGGGCCCTGCACGCATCATCATTTCTTTCTCAATCTCGCACGCACCCACTCCTTCTCCTGCAGATATATATCCGCTCGTATGCATGCGATATCGGACATATTTGGATTAAAATTCTGCTGCCTTTCCTCTCGGTcttttggtggtggtggtggtgcccGCTGCCCAGTATCTCAGGCCGAAAAGGAGCACGGATTTAATAACTCGGCGAGTGAGGTCTCCAGCGGCCCACCCCCCGGGGTCCCAACCCAATCGTACCCAACACCCGCACTTCTCTTAGCGATCCCACCAGCGCATGGTCCTCTTTCTAAAATTCTCACCTCTCTCCTAATGGCGTCTAGCTCGCCGGAATCAAGTGACCAAAACTACCAAGATGGACCGCTCCAGACCTGTCATAGTTCCAACATTAGAAGGAGTGTCGCATGGGTCGATAACCCCCAGGTCGATCCTCTCTACCTAGCagcagcttaagcttttgagtTGAGCATGATACGGGCTTCCAAACACAGGGTCCCACGCACGTTGCCTCCGCTACAAGATTTTATAATTTACGCCGCCTATCTATCAATCTATCTAATGTTTCATCATCAACACAGAAAGAAACCTTTTTAAGGTTCATTATTATCCATTATAATATCTGCAAAATAAAGTTTCGAGGAATACTTTACATTTAAATTGTAACATTTTGTAATACAATACAATAATGTAGATCTTTTTTAAATATTCATGATTAAGAATTAAGTTGCTAGGGCCTAAGCCAAAGCCCTATCATTATATTACCCCTATCATGATTATATTCATGATCCTTTTAACCAACACGTTCTCGTTCATTATGCCCACTGAAATGAACTAGAATACCCACCCAAAGTCCCAAACTCTAACCACCAATGCTGTCAATCAAGGGCTTGAAATGAGGTTGAAATGTTGGGCTTCAATGCATATAAATGAGGTTGAAATGTTGGAAACTACGATTTCAATTATAGGCTTCAAAATGTATAAATCCATTTGGGCATATGTAAGAAATGGAACAACTGAGAAATTGGTCgattatggcatgaaatatcTGGCAAGGCTTAGCATCAAAATACAATACGTGGAAAGTCGTTCAATTTAAGCTGTAGCAGAGATTAAAAATGGCCAAATTCCCTAATTTTGGCGTTGTTTGCGAACCATTACTAAGATCCTCTCGTGAATGATGAAAAATCTAGCCTAATATCTATTCTAGGGGAAAGGTAGAAGGCTACTAGCTTGATGGCTACGCAATTTGCCCTATATTTAA
This portion of the Phoenix dactylifera cultivar Barhee BC4 chromosome 11, palm_55x_up_171113_PBpolish2nd_filt_p, whole genome shotgun sequence genome encodes:
- the LOC108511535 gene encoding uncharacterized protein LOC108511535, coding for MEKSRSIPEYSYSSSNSGGFGYEGRCNSYSFNGPSGKSDCFAGSSDPELKRKRRVAAYNVFTTEAKLKSSVRNSFKWIKSKFTNIGSGL